A window of Planctomycetota bacterium contains these coding sequences:
- the frr gene encoding ribosome recycling factor, producing MPYDDIVLEAEDRMEKAVAVLADELKAVRTGRASAGLVEGIKVDYYGTPTPLKSLASITVPEPRMIMVKPFDPGAVDAIVKAIQKSEVGLTPQTDGKLVRLAVPPLSEERRRQMSKMVKELGEKAKVALRNIRRDANAQVESEEKARQMSEDDAKRTKDEIDRLIKDYEAKVQDHVDRKTKEVMEV from the coding sequence ATGCCCTACGACGACATCGTCCTGGAAGCCGAGGACCGCATGGAAAAGGCGGTCGCCGTTCTGGCGGACGAGCTCAAGGCCGTCCGCACGGGCCGGGCCTCCGCGGGTCTCGTGGAAGGCATCAAGGTGGACTACTACGGCACGCCCACGCCGCTGAAGTCCCTGGCCTCGATCACCGTGCCGGAACCCCGCATGATCATGGTCAAGCCCTTCGACCCCGGGGCGGTCGACGCCATCGTCAAGGCGATCCAGAAGTCCGAAGTGGGACTCACTCCTCAGACCGACGGCAAGCTCGTCCGCCTGGCGGTTCCGCCGCTGTCGGAAGAACGCCGCCGTCAGATGTCCAAGATGGTCAAGGAGCTCGGGGAAAAAGCCAAGGTGGCGCTGCGCAACATCCGCCGCGACGCCAACGCCCAGGTCGAGTCCGAGGAAAAGGCGCGGCAGATGTCCGAGGACGACGCCAAGCGGACCAAGGACGAGATCGACCGGCTCATCAAGGATTACGAGGCCAAGGTC